A genomic region of Synechococcus sp. NOUM97013 contains the following coding sequences:
- a CDS encoding bifunctional (p)ppGpp synthetase/guanosine-3',5'-bis(diphosphate) 3'-pyrophosphohydrolase, whose protein sequence is MLNATSATAASQVPGGSAAPACGLVALRDRPIRSADDYGIELPPWLRECIDHVPPGIGHSCPTDAEALLAAAFDFAFQLHEGQFRASGDPYIVHPVAVADLLRDIGASASVIAAGFLHDVVEDTDVTPEQLESHFGPEVRELVEGVTKLGGIHFTTRTEAQAENLRKMFLAMASDIRVVLVKLADRLHNMRTLGALREEKRQRIARETREIYAPLANRLGIGRFKWELEDLSFKLLEPDAFREIQQEVATKRSEREQRLGVTVQLLSDRLSAVGLENCEVSGRPKHLYGIWTKMERQQKAFHEIYDVAALRILTPSVEACYRALAVVHDTFRPIPGRFKDYIGLPKPNGYQSLHTAVIGRHRPIEVQIRTLDMHRVAEFGIAAHWKYKEGGSPAAGGDTERFNWLRQLVDWQQEGGADDHNDYLASIKEDLFDEEVFVFTPKGEVVGLRKGSTAVDFAYRIHSEVGNHCHGVRINDRLSPLSTPLQNGDFVNILTSKTAHPSLDWLNFVGTPTARNRIRQWYKRSHRDETIQRGKDLLERELGRSGFDSLLNSEAMTRVAERCNLQSTEDLLAALGFGAVTLHQVLNRLREEIRLQTAAEEEPLTNEDVARQLVEQAESGTPRSGAEQDEPILGVEGLDYRLGGCCSPLPGEAIVGTVALGNHGITVHRQDCSNVEAIPSERRLPVRWNPDVATQGQRFPAQLRIEVIDRVGILKDILMRLSDGRINVSDARVKTSHGRPARIDLRLELASADQLQRTMHQIRSMADVIDIARNCGN, encoded by the coding sequence ATGCTGAACGCCACCTCCGCGACGGCTGCATCGCAGGTTCCAGGAGGATCCGCAGCCCCCGCCTGCGGTTTAGTGGCGCTGAGGGACCGTCCCATCCGGTCCGCCGACGATTACGGAATCGAACTGCCGCCCTGGTTGCGGGAGTGCATCGACCATGTTCCGCCTGGGATTGGTCACAGTTGCCCGACGGATGCAGAGGCACTGCTGGCGGCGGCCTTTGATTTCGCGTTTCAGCTGCATGAGGGGCAATTCCGAGCCAGCGGTGATCCCTACATCGTTCATCCGGTGGCGGTGGCTGACTTGCTGCGGGATATCGGTGCCAGCGCCAGTGTGATTGCGGCGGGCTTTCTGCACGATGTGGTGGAAGACACCGATGTCACGCCGGAACAGCTGGAGAGCCACTTCGGCCCTGAGGTGCGCGAGCTGGTGGAGGGTGTGACCAAGCTTGGCGGAATTCACTTCACCACCCGCACCGAGGCCCAGGCGGAAAACCTGCGCAAGATGTTCTTGGCAATGGCCAGTGACATCCGCGTGGTGTTGGTCAAACTCGCCGACCGTTTGCACAACATGCGAACACTCGGGGCGCTGCGGGAAGAAAAACGTCAGCGCATTGCGCGTGAAACCCGAGAGATCTATGCCCCCCTTGCCAATCGTCTTGGCATCGGTCGTTTCAAGTGGGAACTCGAGGACCTCTCCTTCAAGCTGCTGGAGCCGGATGCGTTTCGCGAGATTCAGCAAGAGGTGGCCACCAAGCGCAGTGAGCGCGAGCAGCGTTTGGGTGTCACCGTTCAGCTGCTCAGTGATCGCCTCTCCGCCGTTGGGCTCGAGAACTGCGAGGTGAGCGGTCGGCCGAAGCATCTCTATGGCATCTGGACCAAGATGGAACGCCAGCAGAAGGCGTTCCACGAGATCTACGACGTGGCTGCCCTGCGCATCCTGACGCCAAGCGTTGAGGCCTGTTATAGGGCTCTGGCCGTGGTGCATGACACCTTCCGTCCGATTCCCGGGCGCTTCAAGGACTACATCGGTCTGCCGAAACCCAACGGCTATCAGTCGTTGCACACGGCTGTGATTGGCCGTCATCGCCCGATCGAAGTGCAGATCCGCACGCTCGATATGCACCGCGTGGCGGAATTCGGCATCGCGGCCCACTGGAAATACAAAGAGGGCGGCTCACCGGCTGCGGGTGGCGACACCGAGCGGTTCAACTGGCTCCGTCAGCTGGTTGATTGGCAACAGGAAGGCGGTGCCGACGATCACAACGATTACTTGGCGTCCATCAAGGAAGACCTCTTTGACGAGGAGGTGTTCGTGTTCACTCCCAAAGGGGAAGTGGTCGGCCTGCGCAAGGGATCCACGGCAGTGGATTTCGCCTATCGGATTCACTCCGAAGTGGGCAATCACTGCCATGGCGTTCGCATCAACGATCGCCTGTCGCCCCTCTCAACACCCCTGCAGAACGGCGACTTCGTCAACATTCTCACCAGCAAGACGGCGCATCCCAGTCTTGATTGGCTCAACTTCGTAGGCACTCCCACGGCGCGCAATCGCATTCGTCAGTGGTACAAGCGCAGCCATCGCGATGAAACGATTCAGCGGGGCAAGGATCTGCTGGAGCGGGAGCTGGGGCGCAGCGGCTTCGACTCTCTGCTGAACAGCGAGGCGATGACGCGCGTCGCCGAGCGCTGCAATCTGCAGAGCACGGAGGATCTGCTTGCGGCTCTTGGTTTCGGTGCCGTGACGCTCCATCAGGTGCTCAACCGTTTGCGCGAGGAGATTCGCCTGCAGACGGCTGCCGAAGAGGAGCCGCTCACCAATGAAGATGTCGCCCGTCAGCTCGTTGAGCAAGCTGAAAGCGGCACTCCCCGATCCGGCGCTGAACAGGACGAACCGATCCTCGGCGTTGAAGGTCTTGACTACCGCCTCGGCGGCTGTTGCAGCCCCTTGCCGGGTGAAGCAATCGTCGGCACCGTCGCCCTCGGCAACCACGGCATCACCGTGCATCGTCAGGATTGCTCCAATGTGGAGGCGATTCCCAGCGAACGGCGATTGCCTGTGCGCTGGAACCCAGATGTTGCCACCCAAGGGCAGCGCTTCCCGGCGCAGCTCCGTATCGAGGTGATCGACCGGGTGGGGATCCTCAAAGACATCCTGATGCGCTTGTCCGATGGCCGCATCAACGTCAGCGATGCGCGCGTGAAGACCAGTCATGGCCGACCAGCTCGCATCGATCTCCGCCTCGAGCTCGCCAGTGCTGATCAACTGCAGCGCACAATGCACCAGATCCGTTCGATGGCTGATGTGATCGACATTGCGCGCAACTGCGGCAACTGA